The following proteins are co-located in the Solanum pennellii chromosome 1, SPENNV200 genome:
- the LOC107011266 gene encoding LOW QUALITY PROTEIN: MACPF domain-containing protein At1g14780 (The sequence of the model RefSeq protein was modified relative to this genomic sequence to represent the inferred CDS: inserted 6 bases in 3 codons), which produces MSNNNIVEKAIKSLGKGFDLTCDFRLKYCKGNERLVLLNEKLKKELMVPGFGAYENVPIDIKCDKGDRVRFQSDILDFNQMSEYINRRSSVPGKIPSGLFNSMFGFESGSWANDAANTKYLGLDGYFIILFDVHIDRYSLVLDNQVINDVPSTWDPAALARFIEKYGTHIIVGLSIGGQDVVLVRQDKLSNMEPSQLKNHLDELGDQLFTGICNYCPQQFKSREQKHKAFNIFDPQPNIFSSFPSATTKNGVTVICSKRGGDLTANTHSEWLLTVPSMPDAIAFNLIPITSLLKGVPGKGFLSHAINLYLRYKPPIADLQYFLDFQAHKIWAPIHNDLPLGPTTNRSIRPPALHFNLMGPKLYVNPTQVIVGKTPVTGIRLYLEGVKCDRLAIHLQHLINTPVLLQDKIDDPLTWRGPDHRKKFSHXAPVKYDPNWAPYENGFSFIVTGAQLHVKKHDXLLHLRLLYSKVSNSCIVQSQWMQCAFESCTKSSSGFVSAISGASSIPGFLPEKPVVVYPTGPPVPVHTQKLLKFVDTTRLCRGXHWLVTGAKLDLERGKICLRVKFSLLNSAS; this is translated from the exons AtgagtaataataatattgtggaGAAGGCAATCAAGAGTTTAGGAAAAGGATTTGATTTAACATGTGATTTTAGACTAAAGTATTGTAAAGGAAATGAAAGGCTTGTGTTACtaaatgaaaaattgaagaaagagTTGATGGTGCCTGGTTTTGGAGCTTATGAAAATGTACCAATTGATATTAAGTGTGATAAAGGTGATAGAGTTAGATTTCAATCTGATATTCTTGATTTTAATCAG ATGTCAGAATATATAAATAGGAGAAGTTCAGTGCCTGGAAAAATACCATCTGGACTGTTTAATTCAATGTTTGGATTTGAGAGTGGTTCATGGGCTAATGATGCAGCAAATACAAAGTATTTGGGGCTTGATGGttatttcatcatattatttgatgttcatattgataGATATTCACTTGTTTTGGATAATCAAGTTATTAATGATGTTCCTTCCACTTGGGATCCTGCAGCACTTGCAAG gtttattgaaaaatatggtACACACATAATAGTGGGGTTAAGTATTGGAGGACAAGATGTGGTCCTAGTGAGGCAAGACAAATTATCAAACATGGAACCATCACAACTCAAGAACCACTTGGATGAACTTGGTGATCAATTATTCACTGGCATTTGCAACTATTGTCCACAACAATTCAAATCAAGAGAACAAAAACATAAG GCATTCAATATTTTTGATCCACAACCCAACATCTTTAGCAGCTTTCCATCAGCAACAACCAAAAAT GGTGTAACTGTGATATGTTCAAAAAGAGGTGGAGATTTAACAGCAAATACACATAGTGAATGGCTTCTAACAGTGCCTTCAATGCCAGATGCAATTGCCTTTAACTTAATTCCTATTACTTCACTTCTCAAAGGTGTTCCTGGCAAAGGCTTTTTATCACATGCTATCAACCTTTATCTTAGAT ATAAGCCACCCATAGCAGATTTGCAATATTTTCTGGATTTTCAAGCCCACAAAATTTGGGCTCCTATTCACAATGATCTTCCTTTAGGCCCAACTACAAATAGGTCCATTAGGCCTCCAGCCCTTCATTTCAATTTGATGGGCCCAAAGCTATATGTAAACCCAACTCAG GTAATTGTTGGGAAGACACCTGTAACTGGAATACGACTTTATCTTGAAGGAGTAAAGTGTGATAG GCTGGCCATACATTTACAACACTTGATAAACACTCCAGTACTCCTACAAGACAAAATAGACGATCCGCTGACGTGGCGCGGACCCGACCATCGGAAAAAATTCTCACA GGCTCCTGTAAAGTACGATCCGAATTGGGCACCATACGAGAATGGCTTTAGTTTCATCGTTACGGGTGCTCAACTCCACGTTAAAAAACACGA ACTCTTACATCTCAGATTGTTATATTCTAAAGTTTCTAACTCATGTATCGTGCAGTCTCAGTGGATGCAATGTGCCTTCGAGAGTTGCACGAAATCATCATCGGGTTTTGTATCGGCTATTAGTGGTGCATCCTCGATTCCCGGGTTTTTACCCGAGAAACCGGTGGTGGTGTACCCGACCGGCCCACCGGTGCCGGTGCATACCCAAAAGCTACTTAAATTTGTGGATACAACACGATTGTGTAGAGG CCATTGGTTGGTTACCGGGGCAAAATTGGACTTGGAAAGAGGAAAAATTTGCTTGCGTGTTAAATTCTCCTTGCTAAATAGCGCTTCTTAA
- the LOC107029877 gene encoding probable S-adenosylmethionine-dependent methyltransferase At5g38780, which translates to MLFYIYKKNILFGNPSIKQIKSTLILKVFLIPSTYYIGEDQEGYYEQELFKMSTSFPMNGGDAVYSYSKNSQIQREVLDGAKEMMKEAIIKNLDIKNMFTYSSNKFNIVELGCSIGPNTFNSMQHIVQVVKEKYHDNNIEFQVFFNDHVNNDFNTLFRSLPIDRSYYACGVPGSFHGRLFPSRSIHFAHSSCAIHWLSKCPKELLDEKTLAWNKGLIHYVGASSIVVNAYVAQFEKDMEMFFNARAEEIVQGGMMVILSPFSGYRYLKFFGSTLMDLVNEGMLDESLVDSFNVPVYFPSIEDMTKVVEKNNFFSIEKIELTYPKSKLVDEADAKTLIINLTAVLQQVFINHFGNEITEETFTRTILKSEEISAWMKINCEKACQLFVALKRK; encoded by the exons atgctattttatatatataaaaaaaatatcctttttGGGAATCCCTCTATTAAACAAATTAAGTCAACTCTTAtcttaaaagtttttttaatccCATCCACATATTATATAGGAGAAGATCAAGAAGGGTATTATGAGCAAGAATTATTCAAAATGTCAACATCTTTCCCTATGAATGGTGGTGATGCTGTTTATAGCTACTCCAAGAACTCCCAAATACAG AGAGAAGTGTTAGATGGTGCAAAGGAGATGATGAAAGAAgcaattattaaaaatcttgaCATCAAAAACATGTTTACTTATTCTTCAAACAAATTTAATATTGTAGAGTTGGGATGTTCAATTGGACCAAACACATTCAACTCAATGCAACATATTGTACAAGTTGTAAAGGAAAAGTACCATGATAACAATATTGAATTCCAAGTATTTTTCAATGATCATGTAAACAATGATTTCAACACCCTCTTTCGATCACTCCCTATCGATCGATCCTACTATGCATGTGGAGTTCCAGGATCTTTTCATGGTAGATTATTTCCATCGCGATCCATACATTTTGCACATTCTTCTTGTGCTATACATTGGTTATCTAAGTGTCCAAAAGAACTATTAGATGAAAAAACCCTAGCATGGAATAAGGGATTGATTCACTATGTTGGTGCATCAAGTATTGTAGTGAATGCTTATGTTGCTCAATTTGAAAAGGACATGGAAATGTTCTTCAATGCAAGAGCTGAGGAAATTGTCCAAGGAGGAATGATGGTGATTCTTTCACCATTTTCGGGTTATCGTTACCTCAAATTTTTTGGCTCTACTCTTATGGATTTGGTAAATGAG GGAATGCTAGATGAATCTCTAGTTGACTCATTCAATGTGCCAGTGTATTTTCCCTCTATTGAAGACATGACTAAAGTGgtggagaaaaataatttttttagcattGAGAAAATAGAATTAACATATCCTAAGTCAAAACTTGTGGATGAGGCTGATGCAAAGActttaattataaacttaacaGCTGTTTTACAACAAGTTTTTATCAATCATTTTGGGAATGAAATAACAGAAGAAACTTTTACAAGGACTATACTCAAAAGTGAAGAGATTTCAGCATGGATGAAAATAAATTGTGAAAAAGCATGTCAATTATTTGTAGCTTTAAAGcggaaataa